TTCGGCTAACCATAGCCGGACAATCGAGTGGTCACGTAGAAATTCAGAATGCTAAATTTAATGAACAGGAATACAAGTAGAACTTTTTAGATgtaaagtttgaaacaaaagctacaaaaaggatatttcttttttttttttttttgatttagaCCAAGTTATGATTTGTATAGATAAATTTCTGCGCTGCTGTGGATTCTGTGATCACCGACACTACCATCAAATAAACCGCAAACAAGGTAAATTTCGTATTCTTCCTGCAGTTTAATAAGTGAATAAGCAAGAAAagaatttgtcaaaaaaaaaacaaaagaattaattTTTACCATTTTTATTTAGATATTCAATAACCTCAAGAAATCTGTGAATACATGAATACCAAAGGTGAGATATATCATATAAGAGGAACTTGCGACATGGATGATGGAGGCAAAGTAAAACGATGGAGGTGACAGAGTGCTAATAAGTAAATTCACCGTCAATATTTTCAATACTAAATAACATGCATTCTTTTTGggttaatatttattttttggggaATTTTATAGCACCTTTTAgaattaaatttattattgaATGAGAGTTATGAATTGTTAGATTGTTTCAATAATTTGAATCATTTGATGATGCGCAAAATGTAATTGGATTAAAATCATGATACAGCGTTCAATATTTTTAGCATTATCAAGGATCCGCCGtcaatagctttttttttttttttttttttcaatcatagTAGTACGAATTCTTACTTAGGTTTCAAGGAAACATGGTAAGTTTTCTTtggtttctcctttttttttttttatgtttgttCCTCTAAATTCCCTCTGTTGCCTACGTCTTACTAACCTTATAAATAATAGTGTGCACTTTATCTTAGAGAAAATATTCTTTGCAATTACACTCTGTGTTGGTAATTTCCACAACAGAAATCCAACAAGGCATTTATGTGTTATCAAAGAATATTCTCGAGCAGGAAAAAATTTTTATTCCAACTTACAACTTACATGTGTGATGCACAGTTTGTTGAGACTTCTAAAATAGCatggaaaattaaaaaaaaaaaatccaagaacATTAGAGCACGGAAAATTAGAAATtattttctcaagaaaataattGCAAACATATGTTtcaaaaagaaactaaaacatAGTAGTACTTTCTTTTCGACGAGACCATTTGGTTTTTCCACAGTTTTGCACATGTTTAAGGGTCTTAATTGGTCAGGGACTTTAGTGGAATAATTGATGTTTGTGAAGGCATTTTTGTACACGGAATTCGTAAGCAAAAGTTAATTGTCTATAGAGATTTACGAGTGACATGTAGTTTGTCGAATTACAGCAATGGTGACGTACGTGACCACTGGAATTAAACAACTATGGATTTCGTTAAAtaattgagtgtgtttggacagccaattatttggccaaatatatttgctgacatcaccgttacaattttcaatacacttttttatcttcccaattacctttttatctcacatacatcacatcacaaaaagtgctacagtaaaaatatttcaaataacttacaatccaaacacactattAAATAGGATTTCTTTAAATAATTGTATTAAATAGCCACAATTATCATAAATAATGCAGAGCTAAAAAAACAACATTGCATACAGAGGGTATTATCGGAATACGAGATCTAATGCACTAATCCGCTAATTTAGACTCTTGCTCTTAATATATTATAGATAAGTTGTACCTCTATAAGCGTTTAATTAGAGCTACACGCTAGCCACAATATTGTAGCAGGAAGACTAATGCAAGGCTAATTCTTGATTGATTTACAATATGATTCAAATTAAACAATTAGTTTAAGAACAATGTTGTAATCTAATTACCGATGTGACTGCAAAAAGTGTCCAATTTGGTACACGCATTTGGTCATAAAAAAAGCGGCCAAATTGGTACATGCATGGCCCACCAATAATGCATCAGATTGGGAGGAATCTTTGTTCGGCGCTACACTGAAGTTGCTGGCAAAGTTCTGAAGCACCATATCATCTGTGAACACTGAACACTGTACACTGATAGTACAGTGTTTTGCAATATTTACACAAAAAGTGGGAAAAAAAAGTCCGGCCTATTGTTTGTTGGCTATTGTTAGATGAGAAAGTTTTGGATCTAAACCAGATAAAAATCTAATATCAGAGTGAAAAGAAGATATGATAATGGAGATCCCCTCCAGCAGTAACGccaattgctttgattttggtTTATGTGATTATCTGCAGTCGCATCACGTCTCCTCCAGCACTAGCACTAGTTGCTTTGACCTTGCTTTAGATTTTCTGGCCGAGCTTGACAAGGATCCCTGGTTTAACTGGGGCTTCGAGGACCTGAAGAAGAAGGTAAGATTAATGAAAACCTGTTTTCTGTATGTCAAAAAGTGTAGGAGGAGGAGGAACCACGAAGCGCTTTTGGAGCCCGATCGCGAGGACAGGTGTAATATTATGTCTGAAAATTTGAGACGTAGTATTATTTGCTTCAGAATTCAAGAAGTGGCTATCAGGATGATTCATGATCTTCAGCCTGcttattttcaatattttcattCTGTTTATGACTTAGGTTTTGAAAACTTTATAAGTGCGATTACCAGATCGAAGGAAAAGATCAAACTGTTTCTTGAGACGGATCTCAAGAAATCATGCGCCGCCATCTTCATCGACTACTACTCACCGGGAGATCCACGACTAGTTATGGATCTTATTATGTGCCTTTTAGAGAATCTGGATTGCATTTTGAGTGCTTCGGAGCTAAGGAATACGATTAGAAATAGGCTAAAACTCTTAAGGAATCTCATTGGCTTTGTGACAATGCAATGTCTTGAATGTTCGCAACTGACAGATCTCTTGACTTACACTGTAGTTGCAGCTGGACGCCTGATTTCTATATGTCTGTCTGATGATGAGGAAGCGGTCAATCGAATGGAATCTGAAATTTGTCAGCTGCTACACGAGAAGATCAATCTTTTTGATCTCCAAGTCCGAGAAACTTTTGTCCATGTCCTGACAGCTTCAAAGAAACAACCGAGACCATCATATGCTTTAGCCCTCCGGAAGAATGAGGATCGTGTGGTAGGCCAGTTTGTTGGTTCTCTCCGTGATTATCTTATGGATCTACTAGGATCTTATGCCAGTTTTCAGGTTCCAGTGAAGGATCAAATACTAAGACTCCATGAGGAAATAAGATGCCTGGGTATCCTTCTTAAACAGGAGGAGAAACTAGGTGATGAAATGAAGGATCTTATTGGAGCTGTGGTCTCTGATGTAGCAATTTTGACCTTCTCCCTTTCTGTCAATGAAATCAAAGAAGGCTTGCCTAAGGAAATAGATCTTGTGGTGTTTCATTTGCACAAAGTTCTCAAATATATGGTGGCAGAGGTTGCACACAATTATCCACTAAAATCACCATATTCATCATTTAATTATCCTAGACCCAATGAGTTGGGATGTATGGATTCTTTCCTAGAAAATCTCAAGGAACTAGCAAGGTGTGATGAGGCTGATGATTCAATTGGTTTTCAACAGGATAGAATCGAAATGATCCAAAAAGATCTCGTAATTTTAAGATCTTTCCTGGAAAATATCAAGGAGCAGCGCCATCAGAATGGAAAACTTCAAGCTTTCTGGAGTCATGTTATGGAGGCTACTTACAAGGCAGAGTTACTGATTGACTTGGCACTTGTTGGTGATAAATGTGAAGATTCTTTGGATGCTGTTTCTAGAGATATCAATCTTTTGAAGATTGATGCCCCTGAGATCCATAATGGTCAAACCCAAAGAGTTAACAAGACTTCCCTTCACATACCATCACAACTTACCATCGCCATGCACGATGAAGATCTGGTAGGTCTCAAAGACGAGGTGGAAACTATTACTCATCGGCTTACGAGAGGATCAAAGCAATTGGATGTTGTTCCCATTGTGGGTATGCCAGGCCTTGGTAAGACCACATTAGCCAATAAAGTTTATAATGCTCCTTCAGTTAGGTCACATTTCCATGTTCGTCGTTGGTGTCGTGTTTCTCAAACATATAGCATACGCAGTTTGTTAGTTGAGCTTTTGTGTAGTAGTTCTTCTGAGAGTTCTGATGAATATCATAAGATGGATGAAAATGATTTGGCCATGAAGCTAAGGCAGGTTTTGCTGAGAAGTAGGTATCTCCTTTTTTTGGATGACTTGTGGGACGTTGAGGCAtggaatttgttgaaaaaatcaCTGCCGAATGATGCCAATGGAAGCAGAATTCTCTTCACCAGCAGATACCAGGATTTATCTTTGCATTTCGAACCTAATAGCAAGCCTCACCATCTCCGTCATCTTACTGACGAAGAGAGTTGGACATTGCTGCAGAGAAAGCTATTTGGCACGGAAGATTGTCCTGCAGCACTAAGTGAAGTTGGATCTCAAATAGCAAAACTTTGTCGGGGCTTACCCCTTGCAGTTGTCCTTGTTGCTGGAATTCTTGCTACTACTGCAAAAGATAGGTGGGAAGAAGTTGCAAAAAGTCTAAGTTCTATTGTCCTTGGGGATGAATACTGCATGAAGACACTTGAGCTGAGTTATAGTCATTTACCAGATTATTTGAAGTCATGCCTTCTGTACTTTGCTGCATTTAAAGAAGATGAGGTTATTAATGTGCGAAGGTTGTTACGGCTTTGGATCTCTGAAAGATTCGTGCAACAGACTGAAGGAAAGAGCTTAGAGAAAGCAGCTTATGACTACTTGATGGCTCTAGTTAATAGAAGTTTAGTTATGGCTGTCGGACAAAGAATTGTGGGTGATGCCAAAGCCTGTCTACTTCACGATTTGGTACACGAGTTTTGTGTGGAAAAAGCCAAAGAAGAAAGTTTTCTATATGTTATTCATAGTTGGAAAGCCTCTCTTAGTCTTATTGGACCAAGCAACCCCCAAAGAGTTTGTGTTCACAAGACTACAGAATTGAAAATTTGGGAGTTAACGCTTATTTGTCCCAATTTACGCTCTTTGATCTTGTCTGGACATGTTCATATTGAATGTGAAGAGGAGTATTTGGGTATTTTGTTACCTAAACTTCTCAGAGTGTTGGATTTTGGGAATTCGGGCTTTGTTTATCATTTTCCGATGGAAGTAGTATTGCTTGTTCACTTGAGATACCTGGCGCTCAAAGGAATAGGATACATCCCATCTGCGATAGCCAACCTCTCAAGGTTGGAAACTCTTATCGTAGAAGATCCGCGGGGTTATGCTAATGAGCTGCCAAGTACTATTTGGAACATTAAGACATTGAGTCATCTACGTGTTTTAGATCTTTTTCGAATTTGGccagagggttttatttttccagttGAAAATCTTGAAGTATCCCCAGATTTAGATCGTTTAGACACTTTAGACCTTGCCattgatccctcccctcaaagCTTGCAAAAGATACTGAGAAAGTTACCAAGCATTCGCAGGTTAAAATGTAGGGAACGCTGGAACAGCTCAAGAGAAGCTACCAGAAATTGCAACGAGATTCTTGAATTTGACGGTTTGAGTCAACTGGAATCACTTCATTTGTTTGGTTTTCATGGATGTGGATTTAAATTCCCattgaatttgaaaaagttgaCTCTCACACGTAATTATCAGCCATGGAGTgaaatttcaacaattggaaagTTGCCCAATCTTGAAGTGCTTAAATTACTTGAGGACTGCTTTGTTGGGGAAGAATGGGTAATGAAAGAAGGGGAGTTCCCTAAACTCCAAGTCTTAAAATTGTCACGCTTGGAATTTCGCAACTGGACTGCATTTTCTGATAATTTTTCCCGCCTTGAGCAATTGGTCTTGCACCGATGTAAGAAGCTGGAAAATGTCCCTTCCTGTTTAGGGGAGTGTGAGAATCTTGAAATGATTCAGGTGAAAAGGTGTCGTGAGTCTGTTGTAGATTCTGTAAAGCAAATTCAACAAGAGCAGATAGATATGGGAAATGAGGTTCTAGAGATCGAAATTGATAATTATGATGATACATCCATTTCCTCAGAAGAAGAGTCTACAGAAGCAGAGTCAACTCCCTCAGAAGCAGAGGAGGTTTCTTCAGAAAGAGAGTCTATTTCCTCTCATCACGCAGTTGACAATTGTGAGAGTGAATGTACAGTGGGATTCAACTCATCAGGTCAGATAAAACTATATTTGCATATGTTGAATCAGTTCAATTATATAATGATTCATGCTTCTCTTAACAGTTTACGACGGCAAACCATTCATGTATCTTTTTCTTCTGTTTATATGTTGAATCGGTGCAATGATATGTTAATTCATGTGTATTTTGAAGCAATTTCTGGAGGCGTCTAAATTCTTTATCTGTTTAAACCTGATAACTTTCTGATAAATTTCTGATTGCAGTAGGAAACACATTTTCTGGTTTCTAAAATCTTTCTTCTTGTCATTTTCTGGTTCAGTGTTGAGTAATTTTTATGTAAGGATTTATAATCCCAATTTCCGAAATCTTCTTCCTTGTTGCTACATATTGATATGATATTCAAAAGCAGCAGAGCAAAAGCATAACTTGATATGATACTCAAAATTAGATACACTTATCTGTTCCCAATTTGTGTATGTAAATAAGAATAATACAGAAAAGAGTGACTTGCTTCTATTTTTCCTCAATAAAAACCATAATTCAATTGATTGATATGTTGAAACATACAATCACAGTTTTGCAACAAATATTAAGTGGagacaaaaaaccaaaaaaaaaaaaacacagaggAAGGGCATAGGACTTAACATGTGTTTTTCTTCACTACAATATGCGGAAATACAAACATTTTCATTCTTTACTAGGCAATATTTTCGAAAGTCAAAAAGGAAGTAATTTtccttaaacttttttttttaatttggttccatgttttatttttctattttaagtGGTTAATTGCTCAGACTGATCAAAATGACAAATCAAAGAAACTAGATGGCCTATTTTGTTGGGTAATCTGTATACCTCTTCATTCAACTGATGTAGTACTGCAATTATTCCTTCTTCCAGAGTAGATTTCCTCGGATGGAGAGTCCATTTCTTCTCATCATCACATTAGACAATGTCTCTCCTTGATTTGCTGCGATCATTCCACTCATCAGGTTAGATATAATTGTATGTGTATGTTAATTCAGTTCAATCATATGTAATTAATCATGTCCCTTCTTCTTCATCTGTACCAAATTATTTGGTTTGAACTTTGATGCAGCTGTATTGCTTTGTCATTGCAGGGGCAAGCACAGTCATGCATTCTATCAAGCCAACATTATCCATCATAATCTGTTTGTAAAATGTTCTTCTTTTCTGGTTTGATGTTTAATAGTGTTTATGATCCATCACAATCTGTTTGTAAAATATTCTCCAAGTTCTTTCCTGATTTTGATGTTTAATAGTGTTCATGAtcccaatttttcaaatattcttCAATCCTGCTACAGATTGAAATGATCCTTAAAACTAGCTGTTTGTAGAATGTTCTCCATGTTCTTTTCTGATTTGATGTTTACTAGTGTTTATGATCCCAATTTTTGAAATCTTCTTCATTGCTACTACGGATTGAAATGATCAAATGATCCTTAATACCAGCAGACAATTAACAAAGCATGTATGCGAGAttcacttttctcttcctttcatGTATTTCAGTAATACAAAAGATTTTGATTTGCTTCTGTTTTTCCTCAATAAAACTCTCATGCAACAATTACTTAGtatagaccaaaaaaaaaaaaaaagggatctaAATTGTGTTACTTTTCAATAGAGAAAGTGCATAGGAACTAAATGGTAAATTTTGCATCAAAATGATTATATTTTCATGTATAACAATATTTTGGCGAACACATACAATAAAAGGAGGCTATTTAGTAGCCGCTCGCATTTCTTTGCATCCTTTATCTTAGCAAAAGTCTAAAGGGTGTaacttttttcatcttttattttctGATCAATGTGATTCATTGTTCAATGTTCAACCTGCTAAAAATGACAAATTAAAGATTAAATGATATCTAATTGTGATATTCTATACCATGTAACATATTTAATACAAGAATATTTAGAAAATAGAGAAAATCATTAGCTGGCGATCATTTAAGACCAATATTAACGTTGATGAGGAAACCAttacatgaattttttttttttgggggttgcTATGACTTGTGAGGCTAAAAAGTACAGAATGCCAGGTGAAAGCTGACTTTAACTTTCTTCTATCCAAATGATTGTAATCCAAAATTCCAAATATCATTTCCTCCGCTTTATTTTtcaactttctttctttctttgggcctttgtttaatttttgttttgcgGAATTTGGGCTGTAGCTTACTGGGTATattatttcttctgtttttttttttatgttttagtttttttttgtattcTCTATATATTTGTTTCTgtgatttatttttttccttatttttcttttttcccctttcttggGTTCCCTAAAAGAAACCTACAAAATtgacaaaatagaaaattatataaaaaaaaaacttattaaTTTACATACGCATGTATAGACACAGTTTACAAAGTCGTGGAGTCCTCATGGATAGACCACTATTCAAGCATCACAAAACATAATTAGTTCTTTTAATAGCCATTTAATTACTCTATCAAATCTCATCCCAATGATCAAGAAAGGGTTCTTAGATTCTTTTTCATACCAAGTTCAAGGTTTGAATCATGTACCTGACAATTGAAGTTAAAAAGCAGTTCGAATTATGTACTTGACAGTAGAGAGTAAAATGCATGTGAGAAGGGATGggaggattaaaaaaaaaaaaaatggaagagtCTCCTCTTGTCTATATACAATAGTGTTCCTCTATGTGGCTTGTATAATTGACTAGACAGCAAAGGCAAGACTTCTAATGATCAAATCACTCTACGTTAACCTTTTAAGGTTTATTCCACTTGCACCTTTAAAGTTCTTTCTATTTTCACTTTGCTTAATCTTAGTTACAAAACTTTACATCTTATCTTTCAAAACAAATTCTAAATCTTACAAAGGGCttaaaattgaatgaaaaaccttatattcacctttttttttgtcaaatattcACCTAGTTAATACTGCTCTAAGCTGAACTAGGGCATGAGAGCACAATCTACTATTGTTAATGCCATGCATCCAAGGGGTGCTGAGTGGGGCTGTGTTTTGAAAGTTTTAATTCACAGTGTGTAAATATGGGTGTAAAACAGAGTTAGCCCCctaattttcataattttagtttatatatatatatatatatatatatatatatatatgatttagccacctttgaattatttttttcttcaaaaaaaagttatttattatttattgtgcTAGTTATTTAACTTTTAAAAAAGTAAACATATAATCAATAatccatagtaaattgacccaattTGATTACATTATAATAAATGATCCAATTCATAATTATCAATGGGTTAAAACAAAAGCAATTACTTTTTTGgctaatatataaatatacaattTATCCCAATTGATTAGACTCGTTCTCACTCTTGCTGCATCAACTATAAGTATAGAACGaatattttcaattatgaaaataatcaagatagtttaaaaacaagatggaagataattttttaaatgattgCCTAATTATATACATAGAAAAGAAAGTTGTTGAAAAATTTAGCACTGATTCAATCATAGATAAATTTACTTCTAAAAGGAATATAAAACTCAATTTACTTTTAAGAAACGCGGTTAAAATTTTAGTGTatgttaacataacttttatcttttttaattaaaacatttatatttatattgcatatatatattcattttgCATAGGCGACATATTGGAGTATCTTTTCATAATATGCAACTTGGAtggtttgtgatattataagatatttaagaaaagtttattttttgtcttaattttcattttgacTATGTTGCATATTTATAAAATAAACATACCTTTAtaactaaagttaatatttgatatttttagaagtcatatatttaaatacatggaaattattttgaacatagcatattaaaataatttttttagaaaacttCTTGGGCGcctgagaaaaaaaatcttggctCTGTCACTACATGTATCCCATTTGGCGTTCTCCTTCTCCCTGGCATAAAAGATGAGATTTGTTGACAAAAAGAGGGcaagttggagaagatgaggttaCCAGAATAACCAGCAGTAGAACAAATTCTCGTCTTGTATACCATTTGCCACGAATCCTTCATCatatttcctcttttttccaATCTATCCTAATTTACATCCATTTTTCTCATTAGTATATTCAAATATTTAACTTAATTACAGGTTTAAAACCTCAAAGCTCTTCTGGAAGTTGAGGCTAGTTTAAATTGGATTAGACAAATTTTTGtttgagttatgatttttttctTCAAGGAGAACCGTTTATTCTTTTTGGACCTTTTTTCCTCAGCAGTCCCAAACTCCATGAGGTTTTGGTTTTCGTAATGATTTCCGACACCTCAGAAACTTTTTCAAACttaaaatacataaaaatgATTGAATTGATGGCTCAGATGTTTGAACTGAtaaagtcaaaaccaatcactCATTTTATTCATCACTGGTCCGcctttcaaaatatttttaactGCTAAAGTTGTTCAAAAAGTTGaatactttgaaaaaaaaaatcctatctGAAGTTTCTAGTAATATTTTTACCACCCCTATTGTTCTAAAAGTATCACTTACCTTCCCCACAAGTGATGTGGCAAAAATTCACCATCGCAGCATACAAAGTGAAAGTATTACCCTCACAACTTAAGATTATTTGTTCTaaaagattttgaaggaaaaataaataaattgataaattaGAATATCTATCttaacaaattttgttaattaaacCTTCATACTTTTTTAGTCCTTCTATGCCACCCATATATTACATTGTCCTCAATATTCTAATAATAATTTagacaaaaaatgtaaaaaaaaaaaaaaaaaaacttagatcAATAAAGATAGTTCCCATTTAGGAGTTGATTTTGCACTTAAACCCCCTTCCTACactccaattttttttaaagtcctTCTATACCAACTTTATATTAGAATACCCTCCCTACTCTAACAATTATTCGAAAAAATTTTAGTAGACTAAGTACCAAAATTTTATACAACTAAAAATTtgatattctaaaaattatatttcacTTAAACACCCCTTTGATCCACTTTGAATACTCTAATGACAATCGTATATTAAATAGCCTTTGCTATTCTAACAACTTTTGAGGCAAAAAAGtttagaagggaaaaaaaaccaaaatccaTCAAAGAACGGTCATCTTAacaattattttttacttaaacTATCCCTTCCCCCAACTTTTAGTTCTCCTGTGGCAACTTTATATTAGCTGAACTCTCCTATTCTAACAATTGTTTGTGCAAAAAGAATCTTCTGAATTAAATGCAAATCCAGGGATTCGATCACCTAAAATACAAACTAATAAAGAGTTTAAAGGTAATATTACACACCCTAATAGAATGACATGCATCATTAGTAGTGCATTTAACCCAGAAGCTGCTCAAGAGCACTCATCTTGCCACCCATTTCCCATAGAACCTTCAGTCTGGCCGATCTAATCCCCTACTTTGCGTTTAATTTAAAAGGTGGTCAACTATGCTTTTTGGGCCACACCTTACTTCACATAGTGTTGGGTCAGGATTGGGAGTAGATTAGGTAATATTGtatcaacaaaagaaaaaaataaggacAAAAAAGACAAAGGCAACCTAGATCCTTTGGATCCACTAGTCCCGGTAGTATACGACTAGTTCAATAACTC
The genomic region above belongs to Coffea arabica cultivar ET-39 chromosome 7c, Coffea Arabica ET-39 HiFi, whole genome shotgun sequence and contains:
- the LOC140010218 gene encoding putative late blight resistance protein homolog R1B-16, producing the protein MIMEIPSSSNANCFDFGLCDYLQSHHVSSSTSTSCFDLALDFLAELDKDPWFNWGFEDLKKKVRLMKTCFLYVKKCRRRRNHEALLEPDREDRCNIMSENLRRSIICFRIQEVAIRMIHDLQPAYFQYFHSVYDLGFENFISAITRSKEKIKLFLETDLKKSCAAIFIDYYSPGDPRLVMDLIMCLLENLDCILSASELRNTIRNRLKLLRNLIGFVTMQCLECSQLTDLLTYTVVAAGRLISICLSDDEEAVNRMESEICQLLHEKINLFDLQVRETFVHVLTASKKQPRPSYALALRKNEDRVVGQFVGSLRDYLMDLLGSYASFQVPVKDQILRLHEEIRCLGILLKQEEKLGDEMKDLIGAVVSDVAILTFSLSVNEIKEGLPKEIDLVVFHLHKVLKYMVAEVAHNYPLKSPYSSFNYPRPNELGCMDSFLENLKELARCDEADDSIGFQQDRIEMIQKDLVILRSFLENIKEQRHQNGKLQAFWSHVMEATYKAELLIDLALVGDKCEDSLDAVSRDINLLKIDAPEIHNGQTQRVNKTSLHIPSQLTIAMHDEDLVGLKDEVETITHRLTRGSKQLDVVPIVGMPGLGKTTLANKVYNAPSVRSHFHVRRWCRVSQTYSIRSLLVELLCSSSSESSDEYHKMDENDLAMKLRQVLLRSRYLLFLDDLWDVEAWNLLKKSLPNDANGSRILFTSRYQDLSLHFEPNSKPHHLRHLTDEESWTLLQRKLFGTEDCPAALSEVGSQIAKLCRGLPLAVVLVAGILATTAKDRWEEVAKSLSSIVLGDEYCMKTLELSYSHLPDYLKSCLLYFAAFKEDEVINVRRLLRLWISERFVQQTEGKSLEKAAYDYLMALVNRSLVMAVGQRIVGDAKACLLHDLVHEFCVEKAKEESFLYVIHSWKASLSLIGPSNPQRVCVHKTTELKIWELTLICPNLRSLILSGHVHIECEEEYLGILLPKLLRVLDFGNSGFVYHFPMEVVLLVHLRYLALKGIGYIPSAIANLSRLETLIVEDPRGYANELPSTIWNIKTLSHLRVLDLFRIWPEGFIFPVENLEVSPDLDRLDTLDLAIDPSPQSLQKILRKLPSIRRLKCRERWNSSREATRNCNEILEFDGLSQLESLHLFGFHGCGFKFPLNLKKLTLTRNYQPWSEISTIGKLPNLEVLKLLEDCFVGEEWVMKEGEFPKLQVLKLSRLEFRNWTAFSDNFSRLEQLVLHRCKKLENVPSCLGECENLEMIQVKRCRESVVDSVKQIQQEQIDMGNEVLEIEIDNYDDTSISSEEESTEAESTPSEAEEVSSERESISSHHAVDNCESECTVGFNSSE